tagggtccagataaaaaaaataaataaaaaaaaagaaaataagttgggaaccactggtttaggCCATCATCTACAAACTAAATTGATGCAAGACAAGAGGTGCCAGGATCTGCATGGCCTACCACAAAGGGGGCAGCCAGGATAATGTTATGCAAAAGTTTAAAATATGGCAGGCTATTTTCAAATAGTCAATGAACAAGAAAATAATATACCATATTCCTGTGGAATGTGGCTGTTCATTAGACCAAGCTCCCATGCCTTCTTGATGATGGGTACAGGATACTGCAAAATTACAAGAGAGGTGTTAttcaaactttttattttctattctgAGCCCCAATTTAAGATAAGGCTATATTAATGCTAGTGAATTTGTGCAAATATTTGTGCAAAATAAGTCAGTAGTGGAACTCCGGCAGCCAAATCTGTtaattatgtactgtattttgtatACAAGTATAGGTGTCTTAGGTTGAATTATTCTATGCAATTAGTCTTAAAACTATAATCAGCCAAATTTCACATCAGGGTAGTGTTTTTAAACCAGCTTTAGGGTCAGTCAACCATCAAGTCAAGCCTCATTTAACCTGCATATACACTGACTGCTGCCTAATCTTTGGGCTATACTCACTTCACCACTCCGGTCATAAGCAGCTGCTGCAGGGATGATCTCTTCACGTGCATACTTCCTCGCCAGCTGTTGGAACTCCTTTTGCTGATCCGTCAGCTCTGTGAACCAAGACAGCAAGAAGACCCATGATGagcacattaaacacacactttaaaagaaaatgcacacgtttttctgtttaaaatagACTTGGGCGGATGATACCCAACTACCAACTAAACTTTGGAATATAGTTTTTGCACAAAATAAGGACGGTGCATTTTGTCACATCAGAGTCGCTTTAGGAAGGGATCTATCAGTGCCAGTACAGGCAGGAGGAACAATTACAGTGACCAaaaattatttaattgtatATTTGGCCATGCAAGTGTTGTTTTAAGGCAGATATGACAAAATGTGAACATATCCTTTAACATTATGTACAGGTTTCTACATCCTACTCACCAAATGAGTAGCCAAGGGAAGCTGTGCTGTGGGATCCTGCAACACtggatgcagcagcagcagcactggagCTCTGCAGCCGGATCCCAGACCGCACACTGGCTTTGACAACCTGTGTATGGAGGAGAAAATCAGCAACAAAGTTAAGttacattcaatttaaacaCAAGACCTCTACACCTTTTACTCTTTAAAGTATTTAGTTAGTAAAACATTAGCCCCATGTTCTGCCTTTTAGCATGTATAACCATTACATTCAAGTCAGAGTGAGGCATCCGTTtccctgaaaaataaatattctacaatgtttgaaaaaaaattaaagttcTCAAGTGAAGGCAGACTCTTCTAACCACCTGGGTTAAAGAaatgcagaataaaaaaaataaataaaaaaagattaaccCCTTTCCCAAGCTGCAACTGTATTGCCAATGGAGTCATAAGGAAATGACACACACCTGCCCTTGCTCTTTTtatacaacacaaaaaaactcatcCCTGACCTCGATGTAATGCACTTTTTCCCCTTACCTTTATTCATTTGAAAAACAgatattgtacatatttatatttttcacattttaatgtaatttctttTCTAAATTTGTGATTCTTGAATTTTGCAGtacttgctttttattttttaaaacaacccGTGAACAATATTTCGCAAATTTCTACAAATAACTACTAACGTTACGTTCTAAAACTGCTCTTCATTTTATAACAGATATATTGTTACATATTTTTATAgtatttcctcattttttatatatacgtTTTCTGACTTGTGTTGTAACGTTGCTTTTAGTTTAATTCTCTCTCTTACAATGTTTACTCCTATGCACTAATACACTAGTAAAGCAAATTCCTTGGATAATATATTGTATGCGAtgtattaacgttagctaacgttaccttcaGTAAGTTTTGGTAAACGACCTTCTGGGTTTTTCAAAGATAACCAGGTAGCTGATTATATTTTACAGAAAGACAGATGCTTAGCTCTGTGACTAATGTAAGCTAATGGTAATACATAAGCGGCACAAACGTTACTGTGTAATACAGGTAAATAGACAGTTAAGACAGTTTACGCTGTTAGCTagcgagctaacgttagcgaatgACGTAAGTTGGCTTGCAAAGCTTTCACTTGGTTAACTcgaaaaattaaaatgtagctACGTCAGGAGGACAACAAGCTGCGGCGACCCGTATTTAATTAActaaaactgtgaaaataagATGGGGAATTGTCGCTAAAGACACTTACCTTGTTGAGCAGCATTGTTGTGTTACTACTGCACAAGTCGCATAAATAGACTGGCACACCACAACCTTTGTCCTACATATTAATATCCGCCTTCTCAGCCAATCAAAGCAGCAGGATTGATTACGTGTCGCTGGTCTCAGcatccagaaaatgacttttacCCTTTACCCCAGTTTGTTACCTAACCGCTTGAGGGAGTGCACTCCAAATCTTAAAACTCGAATGTTTTCATATTCTCTTAGGTCTCCCACGTATGAAATCGATTTGATTATacaattgtttattttattttactgtgtgACACACCCCATAAATGAAAGAAGTGCTAAATAAAGCCAAGCAAAAGAGATGATACGGAAGCGTATTACATTCACCATCGAAAAAGAATGTAGACACCTCATTACGAGATCCTGATCTCGTAATTTTGAGACAAGATCCCGTAATTACGAGAAAATAACTCATAATTTTGTGAAAAGATCTCGTAATTATGAGATAATTTTAAACACCTGGAAGGCGGCATATCTAGCTAGTTGTCAGTAGGCCACGGCGATCAGCTGTACCACCGAGAGGTAACATTAAATTCATCTGGGTTAAGTTAGCGTGATACTTCTTATGTCACTTTATATTAGTTAATGGACATATGTTCAACAGATCAGAATGGGCTTTCCTCCGGAACAACCGCAAAGTCCTGAGGTGCCTGTGCAAAGTCGACAAACTGATACCAATCCCATCTATAGTACTTAAAGACATTAGCATCTCCCAATGTCTCAAacccaaaccaaaataaaaacggattAAACTAAACAGGTGAGACGTGTGTTGTAATGAATCAGCTGTGGAGGGTGTAGGTATGTGACCATGGTGAATGTTGGTATTAAAGGAGACGAAGATGAGTAGCTACAAGATAGGTTTTGGCATTGGTGACTTTTATATATTATGTGATGTCTATGATTGGTGATGATGTTGGTTCGTACAttaaagtttgagcacaagctcATTGTGGATTAAAAACCATGTCTCAACACATGACGTAGGCATTTGCTTCCATGGCATCAGCTAGCCTGAAAGCTTCACACAAGAGagctgttttctgttgttgtgaAAATGCATTCATCTCATAATTACGAgatcttttttcaaaaatacgAGATCCTGATCTACGAGATCTTTTCtcaaaattatgaattattttctcGTAGTTACGAGATCTGTTCTCGTAGTTACGAgtgtctacatttttttttttctatggtgAATGTAATACGCTTCCGTATGATACACCTGAACTAAGGTCATAATGCAAGCTCTGATTGATCCCAGATTTGGTGTGACCGTTGGCAGGGCAGTCTCTCTAGgtgtgaaaaaacaacaatgtgatTATCTTGATGCATTGAGGAAATACAGTTCTACAAACTGATGaatttatgtattcatttgcTTTCAGGCGGCTTTGGTTGGTTGTCCCAGAAACACTAGTACATTTAAATGCTGTGGTTATTGTAGAATAATGTTATTACTATTTGTAGATAAATATAATACGAATGTAAACGGTTTCCATAAGAGAccaagtgtgttttggtgtatgcTTATTTAGCTTAAGCCATAACTGTAAAATGGgaatatacactcacctaaaggattattaggaacaccctactaataccgtgtttgacccccttttcGCCTttagaactgccttaattcttcgtgGGATTGATTCAACAAttggtgctggaagcattctctagaaatgttggcccatattgataggatagcatcttgcagttgatggagatttgtgggatgcACATCCTGGGCACGAAGCCCCCattccaccacatcccaaagatgttcCATTGgattgagatctggtgactgtgggggccatttaagtacagtgaactcattgtcatgttcaagaaaccaatttgaaatgatttgaGCTTTGTCacatggtgcattatcctgctggaagtGGTGGTCATAACaggatggacatggtcagaaacaatgctcaggtaggctgtggcatttaaagATGCTcaattggtactaaggggcctaaagtgtgccaagaaaacatcccccacaccattacaccaccaccagcctgcccagtggtaacaaggcatgacggatccacgttctcattctgtttacaccAAATTCTGACTAcacctatttttagtggagatgagtgctacccggtggggtcttctgctggtgtagcccatctgcctcaaggttgtgcgtgttgtggcttcacaaatgctttgctgcatacctcggttgtaacgagtggttatttgagtcaaagttgatcttctatcagctggaatcagtcggcccattctcctctgacctctagcatcaacaaggcattttcgcccacaggactgccgcgtactggatgtttttcctttttcagaccattctttgtaaaccctataaatggttgtgcgtgaaaatcccagtaactgagcagattgtgaaatactcagaccagcccgtctggcaccaacaaccatgccatgctcaaagttgcttagatcacctttctttcccattctgacattcagtttggagttcaggagattgtctaaacgtggaccacacccctaaatgcattgaagcagctgccatgtgattggttgattagataattgcattaatgagaaatgtaacaggtgttcctaataatcctttaggtgagtgtatactATAAGATGGGGAAACTGAGTCTCTGCGTGCTTTGTGATCCCACAGGTCTGTGTATTGAAACTCTGATGCTTGACTGATTAAACGAATGTATTTGACTTTATCTTATTGTCTTATTTGGCTCTTGCTTAGGATCAGTGTAATTCCAATTTAACAAATGTGCAGGGATATATAGGTCTTTCATTTGGAGTCAGACACAAAAGgggggacacagaggaggaaatcCCCAACATTGTGCTTGTGAACGTGGAGCTGAACGTTTATATTGTTGGACATTATATGTAGGGTACTCAAGACACTGGTGGGTATACCAGAATATTTGGTTTGTTGGTCAGACACAAAAATATGATTTCATTCATCCATTCCTTCCTTTTGTCAAAGAGATAAACCGAAGGTggaaagagaaaggaagagataTTTCTATTAGCTGCTTCTTTCTACTTTTACCTTTATTTCAATACACTTACATTGTTTTACAATTAATATTCAACTTGAGATATGAACACTTtatgatttatatttttgtagGTGTACTGTACCCTTTTTATATTTGCATTCTTTCCTACTTTGTACAGCACCTGCTGCACAATTTCTCTTGCTTTAAAGTTCAATCTTATGACAAATGTATAAGATGGCCCACTGCTATAGTCtaaaccagagatcttcaacagggggtcctccgAGTTAGTGCAGGGGAGGTTCCAAATtatgtaaaaacatatttttgaaaagtttaattaaaaaaaactgaagataCAACTCAATTGTATGCAATATATGCATCATGGGGTCCATACTCTTCAgcttaggggtccttggccttaAGATGTTGAAGACCCCCGGACTAAACTATTTAACATTTACATCACTAACACTAATATCATAAACAGCATAGTGTATTATACTACTGAGgcctatatacatatatataaaaagtactTTTGATAATGtggttcatgtggatttgttttttttttaatcatcctgtttgtgatgtatgtgAATGTTGTTTGTGACGTCTGTAAGTTACTGGGACCttaaatttccccttggggatcaaagTATATATCTACAGTGCTAGGGCACAACTTTTACTTACATATTggtactagagatgcaccgattgaccggccggtgatCGGAATTGGCCAATTTTCACGTGACCGGCCATGACCGGAgtccggcaggtcagtctgataaacgctttccaggttagtaaGGGGTGCATACTGCTCCAAACCAACATTAAGaacgtagtaatcttccctcagcgtttagttttgttgctaagcTGTAAATGAGCAATGACGTTAAAtaatctgtttcaggtaacagcACTCTAGGGTAcggtctatttgctggattgttcgaggtaactgtgatttttttttttagattagattcaactttgtcattgtgcagagtacaaagacagcaaaatgcagtgaatttcccacaccaggagtaatttatgtagttttataataaatagattgtgttcaaaaaatgttctatgcaaaatgctctattaaagaagagaaaataaatgttagaaaatatgaaatcgGCGCATCTCTAATCGGTACTACTTTTACAAAGCCAAAGATTTCAAATGTCTTCCACCACTTCCTGGTCTCCCAGCACGGCTTCTGATCGTTAATCCCTACAGCCATTTGTACCATTGATCAAGAAGAAAGGTCAACAATTTGATTGCTCAACATTTGTTCTGACCGTCAAGCAGTTATCtaaacatgaaaatgtttataCTGGAGTTGCGTCCCAAAGCCTTGCTAATTGAATGCTTATCAGTGAGTTTTAAGAACTGTGGCCAAGATTAGATTCAATGGAGTTTCAGATCACCAATAAACTGAGAAGGCATAAAAGCAGTGACAGCAGACAGTTGTGGGGCGTTTAGATTTTATTGACGTATCAAACAGCTGTACATCTATTTGCCTTTCTTGGCCTTGATCTTCCTCAGGTAGAACTCGAGCTCCTTGCCCTCCAGAATGTAGCCGTCTGCCCTGCCGCACTGGCCGGGTCTGGAAGCGATGCAAGCTGCATGAGGGGAAACATCAGTTGGAGGTGAATAAATAGTTTCAAAACAGGAAAGAACGCTAAAGTCAATTATCTCAAGTCAAAGTCAGTTTTGAGGTTACAGAAATGTTAAGACGCTGTATAGTTATTTTGATGTCAGATAAAGTATCAAAAGATGAGGAATTTAAGAGTGAGTAGAAGTGACCAACAGTGTACAGGATTTTGGTTATTTCATAGCCAGAGCCTTTGATCTGACACCCGTCTATAATTGCCCTGCTGCACTCTGCTATACAATCCACACGAGGCATTTCAGTACAAAAACTGTCCTCTGTCTACCACTAAACAGCCAAGTGTCTGGCTTAAAAAGGAAAACTCAGGAGGTATTTAGGGGGTAAAGCGCCTATATTTAACTCAAAACGTCATCCCTAAGAATGGGTGAATGTGTAGGTAACAGGTCTTTCTCAGAGTCGTCATTATCACCACTTTCATTCAGTAGCAGAACTGGACAAAGTTATCTTCATGGAAAGACGTGCACCAAAGAGGACAGCACTTTATGTAGGTACCATGGAAAGAATCTCTTTCATGGTGACCCTGGTTGTAACTGTTTATTTTGTCAACAAGTACATTTATACATAAAGAGAACACCCTTTAAAGTGTACTATTATTTCCCCTCATTCTGCATCCATACCTTTTACACAGAACAGCAAGGTGGAATAACTGTACAGTCCTGCCTTAAACAGGCAGCGTAAAAGAGGCCAATCAGTGGTCAGTGATGCAATACAAGTTAACTTGATATAAAGCAATTCTGGACAGCTACTACAGTATAACATGTTGAGACTTACCAAGCAGTTTTCCCTGCTGGAACTGCTCTTCCAAGAGGGTGCTGATCTTGGCAGTCTTTTTACGGTCATCATACTTCTTCTGGGTCTTCTTTGACCTCTTCTTGTTAAGAACCTCTTCCTCCTCAGGTGTCTATAAACAAGGGGGGGAGAAGAGAATTAAAACTTTTTTGACACTTCAACTGCTGGGCAACACCAAGTAATCTCCACTAAACAGCCAAGTGTCTGGCTTAAAAAGGAAAACTCAGGAGGTATTTAGGGGGTAAAGCGCCTATATTTAACTCAAAACGTCATCCCTAAGAATGGGTGAATGTGTAGGTAACAGGTCTTTCTCAGAGTCGTCATTATCACCACTTTCATTCAGTAGCAGAACTGGACAAAGTTATCTTCATGGAAAGACGTGCACCAAAGAGGACAGCACTTTATGCAGGTACCATGGAAAGAATTGCCTTTAATTAGTGACCCACACGGATCAGACAGCccgcacacatatatacacaagaTGCATTCTATATACAAGGGTGGCCCCATTTTCACTAAAGACTTGTCTTTGATTTCactttcagcattttaacctATCGACTGTGATGGCAGCACCATAGAGTTTATACAAACGCCAAGTTCTAGACATTTGTATTTCCCCCCACATACCAGCTTAGCTCCCTTCTTGCGTCCCAGAGGAGTGGCAAAGTGGGCCTCATACCACTGCCTGTAGGGAAGGCTGTCAACAAGGACGATGCAGTTCTTCACCAGGGTCTTGGTTCTGACCAGCTCGTTGTTGGAGGCATTGTAGACCACATCAATGATCCTGGTTTTACGTGTACAGCCTGTGTATACAAAATCAAGAGCCGTTGGAAAGAGTAAAATTTCCCTAGTCCATTTCACTTGTCAACTAAATGCCGTTTACagcctggcgaggtcagtgactcgagtctgctcggtgtgttccgtgccgtcgtccgtcagccttcattttggcagATTTATAattggcggggcgggcactgccggcagtcagaatgacccatctgattggtagagtgctaacccagaaacggggagcatgatgagcgtgactagagtctctcaaaatctgacgaaaatcttttaaactgacctttgttgatctgaaatgaagacagattcagcaactgcatggcctatttctcgcttaaaatgttttcagaaacacgtttcggtgaactattttagtacaatatcagatcgtattctgaacaagccaccatgacagtctgtctttgaatttccagagaaaccagacccatgtgacgcgttcgtccaatcagctgccggtttttatttttgggcgacaatacagattagcgccgcctgctgttatggagacgtattgcgtctcgtcgctttggtgtgtccgaggcactttttgaccaatttggggagactgatcagcccaactgcctcttctgccgacgtttggccgtcggctctgtgtgtctgggccttaaccGTGATTAGAGCAAATCAATCTTTCTCAGATGTCTTTGTTATCACCACTTGCATTCAGTAGCAGAACTGGACAAAGTTATCATCATGGAAAAATGCATGTTAATGTCAAATGGCTCACAAAGGGCCCCATGAAATGAAAGTGGGCATTTAAATTACACTTACACTCTGAGCCCCATGAGAAGTTACCAACATCCAGCCTCAGAGCACGGTACTTCTTGTTCCCACCACGGACCCTCACTGTGTGGATGCGACGAGGTCCAATCTGAAGAAATAcaggtttattatttttaagattCTGGTTGTGTGTAAAGATTGCATTCTGGTAGTTTATGAAAATTAAACAGTACTATGCAAGTATTGAAGCGTGTCAGTGTAACTATGACAAGTCCTAACATTGGTAAGTCAAAAACTTTGAACCAAAACGGCTCAAAAAAGACATACCTAAGGTCACGTTTTCATCACCCACGCTACATCATCCTAAATCCATTATAAGCAAGTAACTGCTTGATTAACTTACTTTTGTGTTTGCAGGAGGGCGCCCAAGCTCATACTTCCTTTTCTTGTGGTAGGGCTTGCGTTTACCGCCGGTCTTGCGGCGTTTATGCCAGTTATCCCTTGAGATAcctgaataaatgaaaaaaaaagtagaaaccAGTTATATTGTTGGACAATTCCCAGCACATTCACTGCAAAATATGTCCTATGCTTGAGCAATCAGTTCTCCAAGGTAGAGGTTGTCCGCAGTTTTAATTTGGATTCCGCTTTAAGAGTTTCATCATATTGCTCAAGCAATTGTAAATTGCTTCATGGTTAAAGGGCCTGCATGTTTGTTACTTTTCTAAGACCATGCTGAACTGGATTTAGGACCATTTAAAATCGAAAGGTCCAATATGCTAGAGGAGTTTGATGTCCTACAGAACTGAACAGACCATATGATTCACACCGTGCTTCAAACTCTCCTTGCACATGTAACTACAATCATTGTATGACGGCAAGCTAATCCCAGTAACGTTACCAATTCCGAGATGTGGCCCAACACGTACCT
This is a stretch of genomic DNA from Sander vitreus isolate 19-12246 chromosome 12, sanVit1, whole genome shotgun sequence. It encodes these proteins:
- the rps8a gene encoding small ribosomal subunit protein eS8, with product MGISRDNWHKRRKTGGKRKPYHKKRKYELGRPPANTKIGPRRIHTVRVRGGNKKYRALRLDVGNFSWGSECCTRKTRIIDVVYNASNNELVRTKTLVKNCIVLVDSLPYRQWYEAHFATPLGRKKGAKLTPEEEEVLNKKRSKKTQKKYDDRKKTAKISTLLEEQFQQGKLLACIASRPGQCGRADGYILEGKELEFYLRKIKAKKGK